A stretch of the Filimonas lacunae genome encodes the following:
- a CDS encoding SusC/RagA family TonB-linked outer membrane protein, with product MYARIQKIVWLLLLLIMGSRAVAQKADSLVTVTGTLTDALTRKPLAGVNVAWQDQVVTLTDDKGGFTLRVPDYNVTLIVSGAGYQYKELPLKGHSQVNAVLYEEGFASLYDEASFPAGNKPLNRSTQAVALANVQGGWQLNNETADSYLQGRIAGLQATRRSGTPGIGADLLVRGFTSLYATNQPLIVVDGVIYDNASYGNSFIGGHSHNPLQNINVKDIDNITLVKDAVTTYGSKAANGVLFITTAHAKSLATHMDFAAYSGINFQPAALPVMQAGDYRVYLSDLLKTAGYSDAQIQALPYMKDDASSADYFRYHNNTDWQKKVLQKGVQQNYYLKVTGGDDIARYALSLGYAKTQPVTRNTSLTAYQARFNADLNLTRKLMATTSLAFSYNEQRLQAQGLSAKTNPLYLALVKAPFLSVQEINDKGQQSPNLAETDVFNVSNPVALIDNAKQTDKNYRFLGLINAEYTFDSHFKLASTTSITYDKVRENLFIPRKGVANDTLSNAVADSRLGSRVVRLFSLYNDTRVQYTTRIANRHKITAAVGFRYQQSTVEEDYIQGYNSATDDMVSIGTGVNALRSTGGDIGKWRWLNNYATVDYGFNDKYFVTASLAGDISSRFGRDIPGALSVGGNKVALFPAAGVSWLLSSENWLAPLHWIELLKLRVSAGAVGNDDIGNYTSRKYYVSQNLLGMQGLVRGNIPNPALQWEKVTKLNAGIDAALLQERVQLSVDVYRNTTSHLLTYEPAAAVSGVDFTVSNHAQMQTTGFEAAVNVRALNGPLVWDIGATVGKYNNRVTRLAGAAIINNYAGAGYITREGSAANLFYGYKTRGVYTTNAAAAQDGYAVTNAKGVVTPFTGGDVRFTDNDNNKQINDNDREVIGNPNPDWFGSFFTSLKWKRFTLDAQFTYSIGNDVYNYNRSVLEAGSGTNNQTLRVAGRWRGNGHITDVPKATWGDPVGNSRFSDRWIEDGSYIRLRTVSLTYDIPVGVKWLQYARVYVTGNNLFTFTHYLGYDPEFSANNSVFSKGVDTGLEPIYKSLQLGVRVGL from the coding sequence ATGTGGCCTGGCAAGACCAGGTGGTAACGCTTACGGATGATAAGGGCGGGTTTACGCTGAGGGTGCCGGATTATAATGTTACATTGATTGTTAGCGGGGCCGGATACCAGTACAAAGAATTGCCCTTAAAGGGTCATAGCCAGGTAAACGCAGTATTGTATGAGGAAGGTTTTGCTTCCTTATATGATGAAGCTTCTTTTCCTGCCGGCAATAAACCATTGAACAGGAGCACGCAGGCAGTAGCGCTGGCTAACGTGCAGGGTGGCTGGCAGCTGAATAATGAAACAGCAGATAGCTATCTGCAGGGACGTATTGCCGGACTACAGGCAACCCGCCGCTCGGGTACACCGGGTATAGGCGCCGATTTGCTGGTGCGTGGTTTTACTTCTTTATATGCCACCAATCAGCCCTTGATAGTAGTGGATGGTGTTATTTATGACAATGCCAGTTATGGCAATTCATTCATTGGAGGTCATAGCCACAACCCTTTGCAGAATATTAATGTAAAGGATATTGATAACATTACGCTGGTAAAAGATGCGGTAACTACTTATGGTAGTAAGGCGGCTAATGGTGTATTGTTCATTACAACCGCACATGCTAAAAGCCTGGCAACACATATGGACTTTGCTGCTTATAGTGGTATTAATTTTCAGCCTGCTGCTTTACCGGTGATGCAGGCCGGTGATTACCGGGTTTATTTGTCTGATCTGTTGAAAACAGCTGGCTACAGTGATGCGCAGATACAGGCATTACCTTATATGAAGGATGATGCGTCTTCAGCTGATTATTTCCGGTATCATAATAATACAGACTGGCAAAAAAAAGTGTTGCAGAAAGGTGTGCAGCAAAACTATTATCTGAAAGTAACCGGTGGGGATGATATAGCCCGGTATGCTTTGTCACTGGGGTATGCTAAAACACAGCCTGTTACCCGTAACACCAGTCTTACTGCTTACCAGGCCCGGTTTAATGCCGATTTAAATCTTACCCGCAAGCTTATGGCTACTACCAGCCTTGCTTTTTCGTATAACGAGCAGCGCTTGCAGGCGCAGGGGTTGAGTGCTAAAACGAATCCTTTGTACCTGGCGTTGGTGAAAGCTCCTTTCTTATCAGTACAGGAGATAAATGATAAAGGACAGCAATCACCCAACCTGGCCGAAACGGATGTATTTAATGTAAGTAATCCTGTAGCATTGATTGATAATGCTAAGCAAACCGATAAAAATTATCGTTTCCTGGGGCTGATTAATGCCGAATATACTTTTGATAGTCATTTTAAGCTGGCTTCTACCACCAGCATCACCTATGATAAAGTAAGGGAAAACCTGTTTATTCCGCGTAAAGGTGTGGCTAATGATACGTTGTCTAATGCTGTTGCGGATAGTCGTTTGGGTAGCAGGGTAGTACGTTTGTTTTCGTTGTATAATGATACCCGTGTGCAATACACTACCCGTATTGCTAACAGGCATAAAATAACTGCTGCTGTGGGGTTCCGTTATCAGCAAAGTACTGTAGAGGAAGATTACATACAGGGCTATAACTCCGCCACTGATGATATGGTAAGTATTGGCACGGGTGTAAATGCTTTGCGCAGTACCGGTGGAGATATTGGTAAGTGGCGTTGGTTAAACAACTATGCAACGGTTGATTATGGTTTTAACGATAAGTATTTTGTAACGGCTTCCCTGGCCGGGGACATTTCATCCCGTTTTGGCAGGGATATTCCGGGAGCATTGTCTGTAGGTGGCAATAAGGTGGCGTTATTTCCTGCTGCCGGCGTTTCATGGCTGCTATCCTCTGAAAACTGGCTGGCTCCTTTGCATTGGATAGAGTTGCTGAAACTGCGTGTAAGTGCCGGAGCAGTTGGGAATGATGATATTGGCAATTATACAAGCCGTAAATACTATGTATCGCAAAACCTCCTGGGAATGCAGGGGCTGGTAAGGGGTAACATTCCTAACCCGGCGTTGCAGTGGGAGAAGGTAACGAAGTTGAATGCCGGTATAGATGCGGCATTGTTGCAGGAACGTGTGCAACTGAGTGTGGATGTGTATCGTAATACAACCAGTCATTTACTTACCTATGAGCCGGCTGCGGCAGTTTCAGGTGTAGATTTTACAGTGAGCAACCATGCGCAGATGCAAACCACAGGCTTTGAAGCTGCGGTGAATGTTCGTGCGTTAAATGGGCCATTGGTATGGGATATTGGTGCTACGGTAGGTAAGTATAACAACCGCGTTACCAGGCTGGCGGGTGCGGCTATTATCAATAATTATGCGGGTGCCGGTTATATCACGCGTGAGGGGAGCGCTGCCAACCTGTTTTACGGATATAAAACCAGGGGCGTGTATACTACAAATGCGGCAGCGGCGCAGGATGGATATGCAGTAACCAATGCGAAGGGAGTAGTAACGCCTTTTACTGGTGGAGATGTGCGCTTTACAGATAATGATAATAATAAACAGATTAATGATAACGACAGGGAGGTGATTGGCAATCCTAACCCTGATTGGTTTGGTAGCTTTTTTACCTCTTTGAAATGGAAAAGGTTTACACTGGATGCCCAGTTTACGTATAGCATCGGTAACGATGTATACAATTATAATCGTTCGGTGCTGGAAGCGGGTTCAGGTACCAATAACCAAACCCTGCGCGTAGCAGGTCGCTGGCGCGGGAACGGGCATATAACGGATGTACCTAAAGCCACCTGGGGAGATCCGGTGGGTAACAGCCGCTTTAGCGACCGGTGGATAGAGGACGGAAGTTATATAAGGCTGCGTACGGTGTCACTTACTTATGATATACCGGTGGGTGTAAAATGGTTGCAGTATGCCAGGGTGTATGTAACCGGTAATAACCTGTTCACCTTTACCCATTATCTGGGCTATGATCCGGAGTTTAGTGCCAATAACAGCGTGTTTTCAAAAGGAGTGGATACAGGCCTGGAACCTATTTATAAATCGTTGCAGCTGGGTGTGCGTGTAGGGCTGTAA
- a CDS encoding RagB/SusD family nutrient uptake outer membrane protein, translating to MMNYLTIRNFTRGILPAAALLLFSCKKTFEVLPETTLDESQMYRNIYDADAAIIGIYGKLETLAEQYVVLNELRGDLITVTENADTSLQQLNEHAVVAGNKYADPRSFYQVIFNCNDVLKNLGVMLEDKKITQADYNARYSDIGALRSWLYLQLGIHFGEVPYITTAPENVNDIKNSAAYPRVPFATLLQQLIAFTEQLPVLDIYPSGSSLVTTVDGYATQKFFINRLCVLGDLYLWNGDYRKAATTYRAVMETGANSTNTDEQFNTYKIRYADVANNNDLAVGYIRYREQDLQSLINNAAQGWKSMFIRSQDALWNEEWIWVLPFSKSFAPENPFINLFAADGGSYLLKPSRAVIRNWNSQVQNNGFPFDARKLFSIDTSSGRPVVMKYSYNYSLLTPLEKTGNWFLYRAAQVHLHYAEAANRDGEGKVAWALLNQGIATAYDNASVTDKTNLQQTFEPAPYNFDGRYGTAPYFRGPWHRNGGIRGRAYLTPLSTGLQQQAEALEEAIVNESALELAFEGNRWPDLLRIALRKNDASFLAEKVGTKLQLEGNAHASEVKARLLNKANWYLPFNW from the coding sequence ATGATGAACTATTTAACGATCAGGAATTTTACCAGGGGGATATTACCGGCCGCTGCACTGCTCTTGTTTTCGTGCAAAAAAACGTTTGAGGTTTTGCCCGAAACAACACTGGACGAATCGCAGATGTACCGGAATATTTATGACGCTGATGCGGCTATTATTGGTATCTATGGTAAGCTGGAAACGTTGGCTGAGCAATATGTGGTGCTGAACGAGTTAAGGGGTGACCTGATCACGGTAACAGAGAATGCCGATACCAGCCTGCAACAGCTGAACGAGCATGCAGTGGTAGCGGGTAATAAATATGCTGATCCGCGTTCTTTTTACCAGGTGATTTTTAATTGTAACGATGTATTGAAGAACCTGGGTGTGATGCTGGAGGATAAAAAGATTACACAGGCGGATTATAATGCCCGCTATTCTGATATCGGCGCATTACGTTCCTGGTTGTATCTGCAGCTGGGTATTCATTTTGGCGAAGTACCTTATATCACTACTGCCCCGGAAAATGTCAATGATATTAAAAATAGTGCTGCTTATCCCAGGGTGCCTTTTGCTACTTTACTACAACAGTTAATTGCTTTTACGGAGCAGCTTCCTGTGCTGGATATATACCCCAGCGGCAGTAGCCTGGTAACTACAGTGGATGGGTATGCTACGCAAAAGTTTTTTATTAACCGTTTATGTGTACTGGGTGATCTGTATTTATGGAACGGCGACTATCGCAAGGCGGCTACCACGTATCGTGCAGTAATGGAAACAGGGGCAAACAGTACCAATACGGATGAACAGTTTAATACTTATAAAATCCGGTATGCAGATGTTGCGAATAATAATGATCTGGCGGTAGGGTATATCCGTTATCGCGAGCAGGACTTGCAATCGTTGATTAATAATGCTGCACAAGGCTGGAAGTCGATGTTCATTCGTTCGCAGGATGCCTTGTGGAATGAGGAGTGGATTTGGGTATTGCCTTTTAGCAAGAGCTTTGCACCAGAGAATCCGTTTATTAACCTGTTTGCGGCAGATGGCGGCAGTTATTTGCTGAAGCCTTCCCGTGCTGTTATTCGTAACTGGAACAGTCAGGTGCAGAACAATGGATTTCCTTTTGACGCCCGTAAACTGTTTAGTATAGATACTTCTTCAGGCCGGCCAGTGGTAATGAAATATAGTTATAACTATAGCTTACTTACGCCACTGGAGAAAACCGGTAACTGGTTTCTGTACCGTGCAGCGCAGGTGCATTTGCATTATGCCGAAGCGGCTAACAGGGATGGGGAAGGAAAAGTTGCCTGGGCTTTATTAAACCAGGGCATAGCTACTGCTTACGATAATGCCAGTGTTACCGATAAAACCAACTTGCAGCAAACCTTTGAGCCAGCGCCTTACAATTTTGATGGACGTTATGGTACGGCTCCCTATTTCCGCGGCCCCTGGCACCGGAATGGTGGTATTCGTGGCCGTGCTTACCTCACTCCGTTAAGCACCGGTTTGCAACAGCAGGCGGAAGCGCTGGAAGAGGCTATTGTAAACGAAAGTGCACTGGAATTGGCTTTTGAGGGCAATCGCTGGCCCGATCTGTTGCGTATTGCCCTGCGTAAAAATGATGCTTCTTTCCTGGCAGAGAAGGTGGGGACTAAGTTGCAACTGGAGGGGAATGCACACGCCAGTGAAGTAAAAGCAAGATTGCTGAATAAGGCTAACTGGTATTTGCCCTTCAACTGGTAA